The proteins below are encoded in one region of Campylobacter helveticus:
- the mqnP gene encoding menaquinone biosynthesis prenyltransferase MqnP: protein MSALWMKVKDILELVVFKHSIFALPFLFSAMIVASKIKNDSAWFGFLALILGVICAVSARNFAMATNRLMDEDIDKDNPRCKNRPNISGRIGKGSVWGFIVVNALIFVLCAYFINPLAFYLSFPVLFLLAIYSAFKRFSALAHLVLGFCLGLAPVAGCIIVLGEIHFFSVILCLGVTFWTAGFDLLYSLQDMEYDKKVGLHSIPAKFGANATLFISAFCHLLAVLFWLLFVWVAPLGSIAFFGVLICGVILMAEHFIVRKNFAHIDKAFFTLNGYLSVVFFIFVWADLLWR from the coding sequence ATGAGTGCGTTATGGATGAAAGTTAAGGATATTTTGGAGCTTGTGGTTTTTAAGCATTCCATTTTTGCTCTGCCTTTTTTATTTAGTGCGATGATAGTCGCTTCTAAGATTAAAAATGATAGTGCTTGGTTTGGCTTTTTGGCTTTAATTTTAGGTGTCATTTGTGCGGTAAGTGCTAGAAATTTTGCTATGGCGACAAATCGCTTAATGGATGAGGATATTGATAAGGATAATCCTCGCTGCAAAAATCGCCCTAATATCAGTGGTCGTATAGGTAAGGGGAGCGTTTGGGGGTTTATTGTTGTAAATGCCCTTATTTTTGTGCTTTGTGCTTATTTTATCAATCCTCTTGCCTTTTATCTTTCTTTTCCTGTGCTGTTTTTATTGGCTATTTATTCTGCTTTTAAACGCTTTAGTGCTTTGGCACATTTGGTTTTAGGTTTTTGTTTAGGACTTGCACCTGTGGCTGGGTGCATTATAGTTTTGGGCGAAATTCATTTTTTTAGTGTGATTTTATGCTTGGGCGTTACTTTTTGGACGGCTGGATTTGACTTGCTTTATTCTTTGCAAGATATGGAGTATGATAAAAAGGTGGGTTTGCACTCTATCCCTGCGAAATTTGGGGCAAATGCGACTCTTTTTATCTCAGCGTTTTGTCATCTTTTGGCTGTGCTTTTTTGGCTTTTGTTTGTTTGGGTTGCACCGCTTGGCAGCATTGCTTTTTTTGGGGTATTGATTTGTGGAGTTATTTTAATGGCGGAACATTTTATCGTGCGTAAAAATTTCGCTCATATTGACAAAGCATTTTTTACTTTAAATGGTTATTTAAGCGTTGTATTTTTTATTTTTGTGTGGGCGGATTTATTATGGAGATAA
- the miaA gene encoding tRNA (adenosine(37)-N6)-dimethylallyltransferase MiaA, whose product MFFEFALIGTTASGKTALANALALEFEAVILSLDSLCVYKEINIANAKVEKELLEQLDYFGINLLSVSEHFNVSLFIDEYQRAKKFAQAKQKPLIITGGTSFYLKTMMDGLSDKIEEMPINLSNDEIYELCIRLDPKFKVAKNDSYRLKKWINIYEATKELPSEFLQKTKKEGILKELEIYELCWDKEALKQNIKKRTQTMLKQGLIEEAKKLFSHFDANLKPLNSIGLKECKAYLNNEISLKDLETLINTHTTQLAKRQRTFNKKFRSTPLEFHQATSILRKKFN is encoded by the coding sequence ATGTTTTTTGAATTTGCACTCATAGGCACTACAGCTAGCGGCAAAACAGCTCTCGCAAACGCTCTCGCACTAGAATTTGAAGCTGTCATTTTAAGCCTTGATAGTCTTTGTGTATATAAGGAAATCAACATAGCCAACGCAAAAGTGGAAAAAGAACTTTTAGAACAACTTGATTATTTTGGCATCAATCTTTTAAGCGTAAGTGAGCATTTTAATGTGAGTTTATTTATCGATGAATACCAAAGAGCTAAAAAATTCGCTCAAGCGAAACAAAAACCTCTCATCATCACAGGAGGAACAAGCTTTTACCTCAAAACAATGATGGATGGCTTAAGCGATAAAATCGAAGAAATGCCAATAAACCTAAGCAATGATGAAATTTACGAGCTTTGCATAAGGCTAGACCCCAAATTTAAGGTGGCTAAAAACGACAGCTACCGCCTTAAAAAATGGATAAATATTTACGAAGCCACAAAAGAATTGCCAAGCGAATTTTTACAAAAAACAAAAAAAGAGGGTATTTTAAAAGAGCTTGAAATTTATGAATTATGCTGGGATAAAGAAGCGCTAAAACAAAATATAAAAAAACGCACTCAAACTATGCTAAAACAAGGCTTAATAGAAGAGGCTAAAAAGCTTTTTTCGCATTTTGATGCAAACTTAAAACCTTTGAATTCTATAGGATTAAAAGAATGCAAGGCATATTTAAACAATGAAATTTCACTCAAAGACTTAGAAACTCTCATCAACACCCACACTACACAACTTGCCAAAAGACAAAGAACTTTCAATAAAAAATTTAGAAGCACTCCCTTAGAATTTCATCAAGCTACAAGTATTTTAAGAAAGAAATTTAATTAA
- a CDS encoding DUF7494 domain-containing protein, translating to MRILFLLFLSVFSAFSFELVVNSGREENEPFAILHTKNDDEFSCMQKIDAAKVFFECEIPGVVSNELKNQNFALFDIKFQKEEQKIRMFIFPKTSAKMFNLSQNIYKDKELSALNSHHSKQFTFVFSHQVMTNNIYDGLDFDIIFPHESLPFVGALDLNSDPVVIPQSADINTYLRIKNEFEKGNFTQVITDAQNAIMRYKGSIFMSEFILYKLRAQSELYTQNPSIRDQQILEKMIDEIKNYTRTFTSDKNYAEILHIMLKTYIALSQRKDVDYTMSILENELPKNDFTQLSRLEYADYIYHLNEVDRAIKIYEDIYFNTDNLNLASRAAMALAKDFLANNNAFKAKEFINTILKANPSYFGEDITRSLELAKLFYAMKDYDLSSQIYTHTFSKMPRIDERYEETLKNLSLALAQNSKAIEAKKYIDLYLNEYYDGKYLDEIKKASDEVFFAVGDDNATLLHTRYKDLMKEYEAKDKNIANKALDEDVKLYFKEKDYPAILAYKNAVEASKLTNATKLLEMAAVEELKAELKKDECIKAVKIFTEFSAYEIGQKIDNKKQMLACLQRTSNINQALDYIDKNAHEDSIFYHLQKAKIYFDSKKYTQSIALTKDISNSRVLKSEEEEFSAYYLQFVSLLRLNHYNEAIKILQILESFPMNFTMVEAYDELISFAKDKGMITTILTYAPKAIDYQNFKGINLFSPNLEFVYLDALQKNAQYDKALELLKDLIKLKLSPSDKARVLYARSQIYEKLNNINAQKQSLKECLEVNGESNWQNLCREKNALLKN from the coding sequence ATGAGAATTTTATTTTTATTATTTTTAAGTGTTTTTTCAGCTTTTTCTTTTGAGCTTGTGGTAAATTCTGGGCGTGAAGAAAATGAGCCTTTTGCCATTTTGCATACGAAAAATGACGATGAGTTTAGCTGTATGCAAAAGATTGATGCGGCGAAGGTCTTTTTTGAGTGCGAAATTCCTGGTGTGGTTAGCAACGAATTAAAAAATCAAAATTTTGCCCTTTTTGACATTAAATTTCAAAAGGAAGAGCAAAAGATTAGAATGTTTATCTTTCCAAAAACTAGTGCAAAAATGTTTAATCTTTCTCAAAATATTTATAAAGATAAAGAATTAAGCGCCTTAAATTCGCATCACTCTAAGCAATTTACTTTTGTTTTTTCTCATCAAGTGATGACAAATAATATTTATGATGGTTTGGATTTTGATATTATTTTTCCGCACGAGTCTTTGCCATTTGTAGGGGCGCTTGATTTAAACTCAGACCCAGTTGTTATCCCTCAAAGTGCGGACATTAATACCTACTTACGCATTAAAAATGAATTTGAGAAAGGGAATTTTACTCAGGTTATCACAGATGCACAAAATGCTATTATGCGTTATAAAGGTAGCATTTTTATGAGCGAATTTATCCTTTATAAGCTTAGGGCGCAAAGTGAGCTTTATACGCAAAATCCAAGCATAAGAGACCAGCAAATTTTAGAAAAAATGATAGATGAAATTAAAAATTACACAAGAACTTTCACCAGCGATAAAAATTATGCAGAAATTTTGCACATTATGCTTAAAACTTATATTGCGTTGTCGCAAAGAAAAGATGTTGATTATACGATGTCGATTTTAGAAAATGAACTTCCCAAAAATGACTTTACTCAACTTTCTCGTCTTGAGTATGCGGATTATATTTATCATCTTAATGAGGTAGATAGGGCGATTAAAATTTATGAAGATATTTATTTTAACACCGATAATTTAAATCTTGCCTCAAGAGCTGCTATGGCTTTGGCAAAGGATTTTCTGGCAAATAATAATGCTTTTAAAGCAAAAGAATTTATCAATACCATTTTAAAGGCTAATCCAAGTTATTTTGGTGAAGATATTACGCGTTCTTTAGAACTTGCCAAGCTTTTTTATGCGATGAAAGATTATGATTTAAGCTCACAAATTTACACGCACACTTTTTCCAAAATGCCTAGAATTGACGAACGCTATGAGGAAACTTTAAAAAATTTATCTTTAGCTTTAGCACAAAATTCCAAGGCTATTGAGGCGAAAAAGTATATCGACTTATATCTTAATGAGTATTACGATGGTAAATATTTGGATGAGATAAAAAAGGCAAGCGATGAAGTTTTTTTTGCTGTTGGTGATGATAATGCCACTCTTTTGCACACGCGTTATAAAGATTTAATGAAAGAGTATGAGGCAAAGGATAAAAATATTGCTAATAAAGCTTTGGATGAAGATGTGAAGCTTTATTTTAAAGAAAAAGATTATCCCGCTATCTTGGCTTATAAAAATGCTGTTGAGGCAAGTAAATTGACTAATGCGACCAAGCTTTTGGAAATGGCAGCAGTGGAGGAATTAAAGGCGGAACTTAAAAAAGATGAGTGTATAAAGGCTGTGAAGATTTTTACGGAATTTAGTGCGTATGAGATAGGACAAAAGATAGACAATAAAAAGCAAATGCTTGCTTGTTTGCAAAGAACTTCTAATATAAATCAAGCCTTAGATTATATCGATAAAAACGCTCACGAAGATAGCATTTTTTATCATCTTCAAAAGGCAAAAATTTATTTTGATAGTAAAAAATATACCCAAAGTATCGCTTTGACTAAAGATATAAGTAATTCTAGGGTTTTAAAGAGTGAGGAGGAGGAATTTAGTGCGTATTATTTGCAGTTTGTTTCTCTTTTGCGTTTAAATCATTATAATGAAGCGATTAAAATTTTACAAATTTTAGAGAGCTTTCCTATGAATTTTACTATGGTTGAGGCTTATGATGAGCTTATTTCTTTTGCTAAAGACAAGGGTATGATAACGACTATTTTGACCTATGCGCCTAAGGCGATTGATTATCAAAATTTTAAAGGAATTAATCTTTTTAGTCCAAATTTAGAATTTGTTTATCTAGACGCTTTGCAAAAAAATGCCCAATACGACAAAGCTTTAGAACTTTTAAAAGATTTAATTAAGCTCAAGCTTTCTCCTAGTGATAAGGCAAGAGTGCTTTATGCAAGAAGTCAAATTTATGAAAAATTAAATAATATCAACGCTCAAAAGCAAAGTCTTAAAGAATGTTTGGAAGTAAATGGTGAGTCAAATTGGCAGAATTTATGCAGGGAAAAAAATGCCTTGCTTAAAAATTAA
- a CDS encoding NADH-quinone oxidoreductase subunit N has protein sequence MSEFLNGVNLNIDLAYPFLFLIVAAIILLLCSAFYRLKANFYASLSLLALMASFFLELSNVNAFGFSASAFLGTLNNDFIAFFANCVILLFSFLYLLMDKEERVGEFYALFLFMVASLMLMVSSWNLLLIFIGLEASSLAFYTLIAMQGHKNAISSALKYFSVAAVGSGFFVLACAFIYLKTGNFDLTLALTAAQKDIWLLSAGVLIFILCAIKLSLAPFHFWLRDVYYASHSNLVAFISVVPKIAMFAVLIRLFDFFNHTKFDKIIIILAVFSMIVASLVALSQKDVKKMLAYSSVTQSSFVLAALAPMLSIELGSDLSFVFWVVFGYWVLFAFANYGLFLVLSTLKKSSFEALNSLSITKPFLAFALGICAISLAGIPPFGLFWGKFMVLKSLVDNDLTYLALFVALASVLMLYNYLKLIIHSFFIRGTKVGEDTYKDLEWGQKFTLALCIIVNIFALVLML, from the coding sequence ATGAGTGAATTTTTAAATGGAGTGAATTTAAATATCGACTTAGCATATCCTTTTTTATTTTTAATTGTTGCGGCGATTATTTTATTGCTTTGTAGTGCTTTTTATAGATTGAAAGCAAATTTTTACGCTAGTTTAAGTTTATTAGCCTTAATGGCAAGTTTTTTCTTAGAGCTTTCTAATGTCAATGCTTTTGGCTTTAGTGCCTCTGCTTTCTTAGGCACTTTGAATAATGATTTTATCGCATTTTTTGCTAATTGCGTGATTTTGCTCTTTTCATTTTTATATCTCTTAATGGATAAAGAAGAGCGTGTGGGTGAATTTTATGCTTTATTTTTGTTTATGGTAGCCTCTTTAATGCTTATGGTTTCAAGCTGGAATTTACTTTTGATTTTTATAGGACTTGAAGCTTCCTCCTTGGCGTTTTATACGCTTATCGCAATGCAAGGACACAAAAATGCAATTTCTTCCGCGCTTAAATATTTTAGTGTCGCGGCTGTGGGGAGTGGCTTTTTTGTTTTGGCTTGTGCTTTTATTTATCTTAAAACGGGAAATTTTGATTTAACTTTGGCTTTAACTGCTGCACAAAAGGATATTTGGCTTTTGAGTGCTGGTGTGTTAATTTTCATTCTTTGCGCTATTAAACTTTCCTTAGCACCTTTTCATTTTTGGTTACGCGATGTTTATTATGCAAGTCATTCTAATTTAGTTGCTTTTATTTCTGTTGTTCCTAAGATAGCGATGTTTGCGGTTCTTATAAGATTATTTGATTTTTTTAATCATACGAAATTTGATAAAATCATCATTATTTTAGCGGTTTTTTCTATGATAGTGGCTTCGTTAGTAGCCTTAAGTCAAAAAGATGTAAAAAAAATGCTTGCTTATTCTTCTGTAACGCAGTCTTCTTTCGTATTGGCAGCACTTGCGCCTATGCTAAGTATTGAGCTTGGGAGTGATTTAAGCTTTGTTTTTTGGGTGGTTTTTGGCTATTGGGTTTTATTTGCTTTTGCAAATTATGGTTTATTTTTGGTTTTAAGCACTTTGAAAAAAAGTTCTTTTGAGGCTTTGAATTCTTTATCAATTACCAAGCCGTTTTTAGCTTTTGCTTTAGGAATTTGTGCGATTTCTTTGGCTGGAATTCCCCCTTTTGGGCTTTTTTGGGGTAAATTTATGGTATTAAAATCTTTAGTGGATAATGATTTGACATATTTAGCACTTTTTGTTGCCTTAGCGTCTGTGCTTATGCTTTATAATTATTTAAAGCTTATCATCCATTCTTTTTTCATTAGAGGAACAAAGGTGGGCGAGGATACTTATAAAGATTTAGAATGGGGGCAAAAATTCACTTTAGCACTTTGTATTATTGTAAATATTTTTGCCTTAGTGTTGATGTTATAA
- a CDS encoding NADH-quinone oxidoreductase subunit M has translation MLNILIFFPLLVAFLSLFLGRGGVKIFSVVASLLVLGLNLHIFYDFLQGVNFESHFTLGFAKFFSFHIGVNAISLSLMLLCSLMIFLSFLFLKIEDKAIISAIFFLEFAMMGLFSALDALLFYVFWEFSLLPLIYILGVYGKDFKAGIKFFIYAFAGSILMLIAILYQAYLTQQVLGIFTFDLELWKNNVSVTPLSQQILLFLAFFAAFAIKAPLFPLHTWAPKVYANSPILVSVMLVAFKMAPFGFLQFCLPLFPDASVYLMPFVLVLCIVSVIYCALIAFKTQDLKELIAYSSISHIGIMVAGIFTFSIFGISGAVFYMFAHGLVTGALFLLAELLVEKCGTSEIGLLHSLSNKAPGFAIFFALVLLASVSLPLTISFVGEFLVLLALAKINIFFALSAGFVVILGAIYMLAVFRKIFFMQGQSTISNFRLKMREILALIPIVALIFYLGIAPNILLKPLQDEARALQEIMELRVVEQDSVDFLNGGRDE, from the coding sequence ATGTTAAATATTTTGATTTTCTTTCCTTTGCTTGTCGCTTTTTTGAGCTTATTTCTAGGGCGTGGCGGGGTTAAAATTTTTAGTGTAGTGGCAAGTTTGCTAGTTTTAGGACTGAATTTACACATTTTTTACGATTTTTTACAAGGTGTAAATTTTGAAAGTCATTTTACTTTAGGTTTTGCGAAATTTTTTAGTTTTCATATCGGTGTTAATGCCATATCTTTGAGCTTAATGCTACTTTGTTCTTTAATGATATTTTTAAGTTTTTTATTTTTAAAGATTGAAGATAAGGCAATTATTAGTGCGATTTTCTTTTTAGAATTTGCGATGATGGGGCTTTTTAGTGCCTTAGACGCTTTGCTTTTTTATGTCTTTTGGGAATTTTCTCTTTTGCCTTTAATTTATATTTTGGGCGTGTATGGCAAGGATTTTAAGGCGGGGATTAAATTTTTCATCTATGCTTTTGCAGGTTCTATTTTAATGCTCATAGCCATACTTTATCAAGCATATTTGACTCAACAAGTTTTGGGAATTTTTACTTTTGATTTGGAGCTTTGGAAAAATAATGTTTCCGTTACCCCACTTTCACAGCAAATTTTGCTTTTCTTAGCTTTTTTTGCCGCGTTTGCCATTAAAGCCCCTTTATTTCCTTTGCACACTTGGGCGCCAAAAGTTTATGCAAATTCGCCTATTCTGGTTTCTGTAATGCTTGTCGCTTTTAAAATGGCGCCTTTTGGCTTTTTACAATTTTGTCTGCCACTTTTTCCCGATGCAAGCGTATATTTAATGCCTTTTGTGTTGGTTTTATGTATCGTAAGTGTGATTTATTGCGCACTTATAGCCTTTAAAACGCAGGACTTAAAAGAACTGATTGCTTATAGCTCAATTTCACATATTGGCATTATGGTGGCAGGGATTTTTACTTTTAGTATTTTTGGGATTAGTGGAGCTGTTTTTTATATGTTTGCACACGGCTTGGTTACGGGAGCTTTATTTTTATTAGCAGAGCTTTTAGTTGAAAAATGTGGCACAAGTGAGATTGGATTGCTTCATTCTTTATCAAACAAGGCTCCGGGTTTTGCCATCTTTTTCGCTTTAGTTTTACTCGCTAGTGTTTCTTTGCCTTTAACCATCTCTTTTGTGGGCGAGTTTTTGGTGCTTTTGGCTTTAGCAAAGATTAATATTTTCTTTGCTTTATCTGCAGGGTTTGTGGTCATTTTAGGTGCGATTTATATGTTGGCAGTATTTAGAAAAATCTTTTTTATGCAGGGGCAAAGCACTATATCAAATTTTAGGCTTAAAATGCGAGAAATTTTAGCTCTAATTCCCATCGTTGCTTTAATTTTTTATTTGGGTATCGCTCCAAATATTTTATTAAAACCTTTGCAAGATGAGGCTAGAGCTTTGCAAGAGATTATGGAGTTAAGAGTGGTAGAGCAAGATAGTGTGGATTTTTTAAACGGAGGGCGTGATGAGTGA
- the nuoL gene encoding NADH-quinone oxidoreductase subunit L, with protein MQNLALISLFAPFASFLIASVFSLRQKSILLGFVCSLLIALSAVSSLVLFFENTSFNITLFEWFVGVNFGFDIDAISLSMMSVVGIVATCVHFYSIFYMQEDEGFNKFFAYLGLFVFSMLFLVMSDNFLGLFVGWEGVGLCSWLLIGFWYKNDKYSFAANEAFIMNRIADLGMLLGIFWLYLQAGTLKYSEVFAMASGLEHSALILIATCLFIGAMGKSAQFPLHTWLADAMAGPTPVSALIHAATMVTAGVYLVIRAGGIYDLVPEVGYAIALLGAFVALFVASLALVARDLKRIIAYSTLSQLGYMFVAAGLGAYALALFHLATHAFFKSLLFLGAGNVMHAMNDELDIKKMGGLAKPLKITAIFMSIASLALAGIYPFAGFFSKDLILGFSFISFHHGIFLTLLIAAFMTAFYSFRLLMLVFFTPKRHQYHPHEASKIALFAMSPLVILAFISGFFEHSFLEYLSTKLIFIDAQNSLVMILASVAAVLGVLLAILAYRFSWFKENIEEKSVYKLLQNDYFIPRFYHHFIVGKYTLLCKFARKFDVGVLDCFIKEICAFVLKFSHKILMPNSLSLMLYFMIGAFVVLFLLVWGL; from the coding sequence ATGCAAAATTTAGCCTTGATTTCTCTTTTTGCACCCTTTGCATCCTTTTTGATTGCTAGTGTGTTTTCCTTGCGTCAAAAAAGTATTTTGCTTGGGTTTGTTTGCTCTTTGCTTATCGCTTTAAGTGCGGTGTCTTCCTTAGTTTTATTTTTTGAAAATACAAGTTTTAATATAACGCTTTTTGAGTGGTTTGTAGGGGTAAATTTTGGTTTTGATATTGACGCTATTTCTTTAAGTATGATGAGTGTTGTGGGTATAGTCGCAACTTGTGTGCATTTTTATAGTATTTTTTATATGCAAGAAGATGAGGGTTTTAATAAATTTTTTGCTTATCTTGGGCTTTTTGTTTTCTCTATGCTTTTTCTGGTGATGAGTGATAATTTTTTAGGACTTTTTGTTGGTTGGGAAGGTGTTGGACTTTGCTCTTGGCTTTTGATTGGTTTTTGGTATAAAAATGACAAATATTCTTTTGCGGCAAATGAAGCTTTTATAATGAATAGAATTGCAGATTTGGGAATGTTGCTTGGAATTTTTTGGCTTTATTTGCAAGCTGGAACGCTAAAATATAGCGAGGTTTTTGCTATGGCGAGTGGTTTAGAGCATAGTGCTTTAATTCTTATTGCAACTTGTCTTTTTATCGGTGCGATGGGTAAATCCGCACAATTTCCACTTCACACTTGGCTTGCCGATGCGATGGCGGGACCTACGCCTGTTTCCGCACTTATCCACGCGGCGACTATGGTTACAGCTGGGGTATATTTAGTGATAAGAGCTGGTGGAATTTATGATTTAGTGCCTGAAGTGGGTTATGCTATTGCTCTTTTGGGTGCTTTTGTGGCGCTTTTTGTTGCTTCTTTAGCTTTGGTGGCAAGAGACTTAAAGCGCATAATTGCTTATTCTACCCTTTCACAACTTGGCTATATGTTTGTTGCGGCTGGGCTTGGGGCTTATGCTTTGGCTTTGTTTCATTTAGCCACACACGCTTTTTTCAAATCCTTACTTTTTTTAGGTGCTGGTAATGTGATGCACGCGATGAATGATGAGCTTGATATTAAAAAAATGGGTGGATTAGCCAAACCTTTAAAAATCACAGCGATTTTTATGAGCATTGCCTCTTTAGCTTTGGCAGGAATTTATCCTTTTGCTGGATTTTTCTCTAAAGATTTGATTTTAGGTTTTTCTTTTATTAGCTTTCATCACGGAATTTTCTTAACACTTTTAATCGCCGCTTTTATGACAGCTTTTTATAGTTTTAGACTTTTAATGCTTGTGTTTTTCACGCCAAAAAGACATCAGTATCATCCGCACGAAGCAAGTAAGATTGCCCTTTTTGCTATGAGTCCTTTGGTGATTTTAGCTTTTATTTCAGGCTTTTTTGAGCATAGTTTTTTAGAGTATCTTAGCACTAAACTTATTTTCATTGACGCACAAAATTCTTTAGTGATGATTTTAGCCAGTGTCGCTGCGGTGCTTGGTGTGCTTTTGGCTATTTTAGCTTATCGATTTTCTTGGTTTAAGGAAAACATTGAGGAAAAAAGCGTGTATAAACTTTTGCAAAATGATTATTTTATCCCGCGTTTTTACCATCATTTTATCGTGGGAAAATATACTTTACTTTGCAAATTTGCAAGAAAATTTGATGTGGGAGTGCTTGATTGTTTTATAAAAGAAATTTGTGCGTTTGTGCTTAAATTTTCACATAAAATTCTTATGCCAAATAGTCTTAGCTTAATGCTTTATTTTATGATAGGAGCTTTTGTGGTGTTATTTCTTTTGGTGTGGGGGTTATAG
- the nuoK gene encoding NADH-quinone oxidoreductase subunit NuoK yields MIEKYLFIALLMFIIGLVGILRRQNLIMLFISSEILLNAANLALIAASKAHNDLNGQIFALFVMAIAAAEVAVGVALCVLWYRKTGTLELKSLKEVED; encoded by the coding sequence ATGATAGAAAAATACCTTTTTATAGCTTTATTAATGTTTATTATAGGACTTGTAGGGATATTAAGAAGGCAAAATTTAATTATGCTTTTTATATCGAGTGAGATTTTGCTTAATGCTGCAAATTTAGCGCTTATCGCCGCTTCAAAGGCACATAATGATTTAAATGGACAAATTTTTGCCCTTTTTGTAATGGCGATAGCCGCAGCTGAGGTAGCCGTTGGGGTGGCTTTATGTGTGCTTTGGTATAGAAAAACAGGCACATTGGAGCTTAAAAGCTTAAAAGAAGTGGAGGATTAA
- a CDS encoding NADH-quinone oxidoreductase subunit J — protein MIENLGFYFFSFVVLGFFLIAVLSKNMLYALSALAGGMVFLSSFYFMLDAEFLGVIQIIVYSGAVLGIYSFAMMFFDASKNFKERLKFKKSFFVLITLSLVGFFASFASFKLGAVNGDLPFIDTALFDLNKQLALAIFSKYLLAFEFIALLLLIALVCAVVLTHKKLIEEKQ, from the coding sequence ATGATTGAAAATTTGGGATTTTATTTTTTCTCTTTTGTAGTTTTAGGCTTTTTTTTAATCGCCGTTTTAAGTAAAAATATGCTTTATGCTCTTTCGGCTTTAGCTGGGGGAATGGTATTTTTATCAAGTTTTTATTTTATGCTTGATGCGGAGTTTTTAGGCGTGATACAAATCATTGTTTATAGTGGAGCTGTGCTTGGAATTTATAGTTTTGCGATGATGTTTTTTGATGCTTCAAAAAATTTTAAAGAAAGATTAAAATTTAAAAAGAGCTTTTTTGTTTTGATTACTCTTAGTTTGGTAGGGTTTTTTGCAAGTTTTGCAAGTTTTAAATTAGGTGCTGTAAATGGCGATTTGCCATTTATTGATACAGCCTTGTTTGATTTAAATAAACAACTTGCTTTAGCGATTTTTTCTAAATATTTATTAGCTTTCGAATTTATTGCTCTTTTGCTTTTAATCGCCCTTGTTTGTGCTGTTGTTTTAACTCACAAGAAACTTATTGAGGAAAAGCAATGA
- the nuoI gene encoding NADH-quinone oxidoreductase subunit NuoI, which translates to MYYLIDEKRKNPQTAWEKIARALKRSLKLELFVGLWVVMREFLKRGNSATIKYPFEKVKLDNRYRAVHRLMRFIESENERCIGCGLCEKICISNCIRMETSLDENGRKKANDYSINLGRCIYCGFCAEVCPELAIVHGVEYENAAEQRSYFGYKEDFLTPIDKLKNQVEFEGSGSLRKDADCFVKKTPNYYEIETQRRSDD; encoded by the coding sequence ATGTATTATTTAATCGATGAGAAAAGGAAAAATCCACAAACTGCGTGGGAGAAAATCGCAAGGGCTTTAAAGCGTAGCTTAAAATTAGAGCTTTTTGTGGGTTTGTGGGTGGTAATGCGTGAGTTTTTAAAGCGAGGAAATTCCGCGACAATTAAATACCCCTTTGAGAAAGTAAAGCTTGATAATCGTTACCGTGCTGTGCATAGATTAATGCGTTTTATTGAGAGTGAAAATGAGCGTTGTATAGGCTGTGGATTATGTGAAAAAATTTGCATTAGTAATTGTATAAGGATGGAAACTTCACTAGATGAAAATGGACGCAAAAAGGCAAATGATTATAGTATTAATCTTGGGCGTTGTATTTATTGTGGTTTTTGTGCGGAAGTTTGCCCAGAACTTGCCATAGTGCATGGCGTTGAGTATGAAAATGCTGCAGAGCAAAGGTCATATTTTGGTTATAAGGAAGATTTTTTAACGCCAATTGATAAGCTTAAAAATCAGGTTGAATTCGAGGGTTCAGGCTCTCTTAGAAAAGATGCGGATTGTTTTGTGAAAAAAACGCCAAATTATTACGAGATTGAAACACAAAGGAGAAGTGATGATTGA